The following coding sequences lie in one Candidatus Phytoplasma solani genomic window:
- a CDS encoding collagen-like protein — MKLIRYKLLPFIITCFVLVIAIIYAGSYFYEYHQKKEDFLKGFQGERGERGDKGETGDKGPQGPTGAQGPIGPKGPIGSQGPIGPIGPIGPAGPQGPQGPQGPQGPAGQPTHQSLLLEPYLMYRTSEGDIIREYRVFPNMVPTQKDHAGRTNYFELQDFENMMNKYDLKTFPTRWTNGRENLNNLEYENGQEKIKHDWKVSKANYNLIQTNQPNNTPEMMTKYRRGDNGFWNQSNCFLTTVRNIDISDILNRNIKNNTPYIRFVTKNLEVEFDWLTLIACEFKEFMPLTAEAQQHAEEAQQYTALAQRYTDSAKRYTADAQQNIAMAQQTIQQLQSINQPKNITINLTKKTVNDYKTNSTKQVPYFELIYDLDELVNFINTLDLSNNSHLQKVKQFVNNFAKKT; from the coding sequence TTATAGCTATTATTTATGCTGGCTCTTATTTCTATGAATACCACCAAAAAAAAGAGGATTTTTTAAAAGGTTTCCAAGGAGAAAGAGGAGAAAGAGGAGACAAAGGAGAGACAGGAGACAAAGGACCACAAGGACCAACAGGAGCACAAGGACCAATAGGACCGAAAGGACCAATAGGATCACAAGGACCAATAGGACCAATAGGACCAATAGGACCAGCAGGACCACAAGGACCACAAGGACCACAAGGACCACAAGGACCAGCAGGACAACCAACACATCAATCTCTATTATTAGAACCTTATTTAATGTATCGAACCTCTGAGGGTGATATTATTAGAGAATATAGAGTTTTTCCTAATATGGTACCAACCCAAAAAGACCATGCAGGTAGAACAAATTATTTTGAACTTCAAGACTTTGAAAACATGATGAATAAATATGACCTTAAAACTTTCCCTACACGTTGGACTAATGGCCGTGAGAACTTAAATAACTTAGAATATGAAAACGGACAAGAAAAGATAAAGCATGATTGGAAAGTATCAAAAGCTAATTACAATCTAATTCAAACCAATCAACCAAATAACACCCCTGAAATGATGACAAAATATAGACGAGGAGACAATGGTTTTTGGAATCAGAGTAATTGTTTTTTGACTACCGTACGAAACATTGACATTTCTGATATTTTAAATAGAAATATCAAAAATAACACCCCTTACATTCGTTTTGTGACTAAAAACTTAGAAGTAGAGTTTGATTGGTTGACATTAATTGCTTGTGAATTTAAAGAGTTTATGCCATTAACAGCCGAGGCGCAACAACACGCAGAAGAAGCACAACAATACACAGCTTTGGCGCAACGATACACAGATAGTGCGAAACGATACACAGCCGATGCGCAACAAAACATAGCTATGGCGCAACAAACAATCCAACAACTACAATCAATTAACCAACCTAAAAACATTACTATTAACTTAACAAAGAAAACAGTAAATGATTATAAAACTAACTCCACTAAACAAGTCCCTTACTTTGAATTAATTTATGATTTAGACGAATTAGTAAACTTTATTAACACATTAGATTTAAGCAACAATTCACACTTACAAAAAGTAAAACAATTTGTAAATAATTTTGCTAAAAAAACCTAA